Proteins encoded together in one Microplitis mediator isolate UGA2020A chromosome 7, iyMicMedi2.1, whole genome shotgun sequence window:
- the LOC130672054 gene encoding uncharacterized protein LOC130672054, whose product MCSLLTRKLFSTTKYLYKSSLSSTIINKSIKLSRIKPVRLFADNNDHKIEDEISKNDDKQTSNLEADIKAGHKVFRDEDSEIIFDVEEEIRKIDFEKITQLEQEIDPYAGINLKHGVHGVYDIEDLVDLLRKEKAKDIFVASVPKEIGYVDYIVIVTGRSVRHMSALMTLVRKIYKLKRYETDIIPKIEGEKCKDWMAIDLNNIVLHMFSMQAREDYDLETLWAIGSKYDKRPGGELKLSAEFEEKYKQFLDSLQPADETQPLNVKSI is encoded by the exons atgTGTAGCCTACTAACGCGTAAATTGTTTAGcacaacaaaatatttatacaaatcGTCTTTGTCAtcgacaataattaataaaagtatcaaATTATCGCGAATAAAACCCGTGAGATTATTTGCGGATAATAATGATCATAAAATAGAAGACGAAATCAGTAAAAATGATGACAAACAAACATCTAACCTAGAAGCTGATATAAAAGCAGGGCACAAAGTATTCCGCGATGAAGATtccgaaataatttttgatgttgaaGAGGAAATTCGtaaaatagattttgaaaaaataactcaACTTGAGCAAGAAATTGATCCTTATGCaggaattaatttaaaac atggTGTCCATGGGGTCTATGACATTGAAGATCTTGTGGATTTACTGAGGAAAGAAAAAGCCAAAGATATTTTCGTAGCATCAGTACCCAAGGAAATAGGATACGTTGACTATATTGTCATAGTTACCGGAAGATCAGTGAGACACATGAGCGCACTGATGACATTagtcagaaaaatatataaacttaaaAGATATGAAACAGACATAATTCCTAAGATCGAAGGCGAAAAATGTAAAGATTGGATGGCTATTGacttaa ACAATATTGTACTCCACATGTTTTCTATGCAAGCACGCGAGGACTACGATCTAGAAACTCTGTGGGCAATCGGTTCGAAATATGATAAGAGACCAGGCGGTGAATTAAAACTGAGCGCTGAGTTTGAAGAAAAGTATAAGCAGTTTCTTGATTCTCTCCAACCTGCTGATGAAACTCAGCCTTTGAATGTAAAATCTATTtga